A genome region from Brooklawnia propionicigenes includes the following:
- a CDS encoding DUF2252 domain-containing protein: protein MSTQTMMDAEAFRSVRKPIPSRAESRAYGKSLRVKVPRATLGYWSPADNRPDPIEQIMEAHLGRIPRLIAVRVARMAASPYGFLRGAANVCASDCASLPATGISAIICGDCHLGNFGFYRSPEGELVLDLNDFDEAHPGLWEWDMRRLVASVYVAGRQNQMSEQQCSDAVKACVSAYRDELTHLAQVPLLSRSFLRVDLNRLNETVIEPSLRNQVVRAAAKAKQRTSDRALPKLTTSEGGALEIRPDGALLTRVSDARFEQITQALDDYLGTLPLQWRRVIGGYRLVDCAHKVVGVGSVGLRAFIALLEGSAPDDLLFLQLKQAQRSVLARFTHGSHAWHHHQGQRVVEYQQALQTVSDPLLGWATLPAFAEPSTATYLGPFTEMPGSPALQVYVRQYRNMKGAVIIDGLGAEAVADYARVLGLLLAKSHARTSGASRIAGYLGNSDAAAEAFANFARAYADQTEADHAALLRAVQAGRLPIDESADAK, encoded by the coding sequence ATGTCGACGCAGACGATGATGGACGCCGAGGCGTTTCGCTCGGTGCGCAAGCCGATCCCCAGTCGTGCCGAATCGCGGGCATACGGCAAGAGCCTGCGCGTGAAGGTGCCCCGCGCCACGCTCGGCTACTGGAGTCCCGCGGACAATCGTCCCGACCCGATCGAGCAGATCATGGAGGCCCATCTGGGACGCATCCCCCGGCTGATCGCGGTGCGGGTCGCCCGGATGGCGGCCTCGCCCTACGGCTTCCTGCGCGGTGCCGCCAACGTCTGCGCGAGTGACTGCGCGTCCCTGCCTGCGACCGGTATCAGCGCGATCATCTGCGGCGACTGCCACCTGGGCAACTTCGGCTTCTACCGTTCGCCCGAGGGCGAACTGGTGCTTGACCTCAACGACTTCGACGAAGCCCATCCGGGCTTGTGGGAATGGGACATGCGGCGGCTGGTCGCGAGTGTCTACGTGGCCGGCCGGCAGAACCAGATGAGCGAGCAGCAGTGCAGCGACGCGGTAAAGGCCTGCGTCAGCGCCTATCGCGATGAACTGACACATCTGGCCCAGGTGCCGCTGCTGTCCCGAAGCTTCCTGCGGGTTGATCTGAACCGGCTCAATGAGACGGTCATCGAGCCGTCACTGCGCAATCAGGTGGTGCGGGCGGCAGCCAAGGCGAAGCAGCGCACCAGCGACCGTGCACTGCCGAAGTTGACCACCAGCGAGGGAGGGGCGCTGGAGATCAGGCCGGATGGCGCGCTGCTGACCCGCGTCTCGGATGCCCGTTTCGAGCAGATCACCCAGGCGCTGGACGATTACCTCGGCACGCTGCCGTTGCAGTGGCGGCGCGTCATCGGCGGTTACCGGCTGGTCGACTGCGCCCACAAGGTCGTCGGGGTCGGTTCGGTCGGATTGCGGGCCTTCATCGCCTTGCTGGAGGGCTCGGCGCCCGACGATCTGCTGTTCCTGCAACTCAAGCAGGCGCAGCGCTCGGTGCTGGCACGCTTCACCCACGGCTCGCACGCCTGGCATCATCACCAGGGCCAACGCGTCGTCGAGTACCAGCAGGCGCTGCAAACGGTCAGTGACCCGCTGCTCGGCTGGGCGACGCTGCCGGCATTCGCCGAACCGAGCACGGCCACCTATCTGGGGCCGTTCACCGAGATGCCGGGCTCGCCGGCGCTGCAGGTCTACGTCCGCCAGTACCGGAACATGAAGGGCGCGGTCATCATCGACGGGCTCGGCGCCGAAGCCGTGGCCGACTACGCGCGGGTGCTCGGGTTGCTGCTGGCCAAGAGCCATGCCCGCACCTCCGGTGCCTCGCGAATCGCGGGCTATCTCGGCAATTCGGACGCCGCCGCGGAGGCATTCGCAAACTTCGCCAGGGCATACGCCGATCAGACCGAGGCAGATCACGCAGCCCTGCTGCGCGCGGTGCAGGCGGGCAGGCTGCCCATCGACGAGTCGGCCGACGCGAAGTAG
- a CDS encoding lactonase family protein yields the protein MTSSLVLVGNSKDGTITTFDLSGDELTPLAVSEVGAPGLPLTVDPARDLVFAGTSDPFGVVVLQLHRSSGRTTVIGRTDAPGSPVYLKLSADGSRLFWASYHQGVGGVFAVADDGSLSPVGETISYPNLHSVVVSADGAFAYYVSLHDDLIAQYAVSADEGLRPLDPPTVAAPAGSGPRHLIFSSDQSSVYVNTEYSGEVLHYRRDAESGQLTFVSAQTCIPTDRGLKHSRFGADPRAEQLIWGADLHLDASETRLYCSERTRATITALDIASNGVLGGVTAHSDVVAQPRGFAVLPNGDLLVASELDRVVGQYRPDADSALTLIETFPAGLGAYWIEIIER from the coding sequence ATGACTTCTTCTCTTGTGCTGGTGGGCAACTCCAAGGATGGCACGATCACCACGTTTGACCTGAGCGGCGATGAGCTCACCCCGCTCGCCGTCAGCGAGGTCGGCGCTCCCGGACTGCCGCTGACCGTCGACCCCGCACGCGACCTGGTCTTCGCCGGGACGAGCGACCCGTTCGGCGTTGTCGTCCTGCAGCTGCACCGTTCGTCGGGCCGCACGACCGTGATCGGGCGCACCGACGCTCCCGGGTCACCGGTCTACCTGAAGCTGAGCGCCGACGGCTCCCGGCTGTTCTGGGCGTCCTACCACCAAGGTGTCGGAGGTGTCTTCGCCGTCGCCGATGACGGCTCGCTGTCGCCGGTGGGCGAGACGATCAGCTACCCGAACCTGCACAGCGTCGTGGTCAGCGCCGACGGCGCCTTCGCCTACTACGTGTCGCTGCACGACGACCTGATCGCCCAGTACGCGGTTTCCGCCGACGAGGGGCTTCGTCCGCTGGATCCGCCGACTGTGGCTGCACCGGCCGGCAGCGGTCCACGGCATCTCATCTTCTCGTCCGACCAGAGCTCGGTCTATGTGAACACCGAGTACTCGGGCGAGGTGCTGCATTACCGGCGCGACGCCGAATCCGGACAGTTGACGTTCGTCTCCGCGCAGACCTGCATTCCGACCGATCGCGGGCTCAAGCACAGCCGTTTCGGGGCGGATCCTCGCGCCGAGCAGCTGATCTGGGGCGCCGATCTGCACCTGGACGCGTCCGAGACCCGGCTCTACTGCTCCGAGCGCACCCGGGCGACGATCACGGCTCTCGATATCGCGAGCAACGGCGTGCTCGGCGGGGTCACTGCCCATTCCGATGTGGTGGCCCAGCCGCGCGGTTTCGCGGTGCTGCCCAATGGAGACCTGCTGGTGGCGTCAGAACTCGATCGGGTCGTCGGCCAGTATCGTCCGGACGCCGACTCGGCGCTGACGTTGATCGAGACCTTCCCGGCCGGGCTGGGGGCCTACTGGATCGAGATCATCGAGCGCTGA
- a CDS encoding SRPBCC family protein — MEQTSEVTAETEGSTVVVSRTVKQPVKVVWDVLMTDDGAEALLGPGAKLGSKGHTWHSHNGREGVIRSFHPLEQIRFSYRSNAARTPSVVAVNLKPASDNATTIEIEHSNLSSDIDRGWALDRWSAALERIESDCL, encoded by the coding sequence ATGGAACAGACAAGTGAGGTCACTGCCGAGACCGAGGGTTCGACGGTGGTCGTGAGCCGGACCGTGAAGCAACCTGTCAAGGTCGTCTGGGATGTACTCATGACCGATGATGGAGCCGAGGCGCTGTTGGGCCCGGGCGCCAAGCTGGGCTCCAAAGGACACACCTGGCACTCACACAACGGACGCGAGGGCGTCATTCGAAGCTTCCACCCACTGGAACAGATCCGCTTCTCGTATCGTTCAAATGCCGCCAGAACGCCGTCAGTGGTGGCGGTGAACCTCAAGCCTGCCAGTGACAACGCCACCACGATCGAGATCGAGCATTCGAACCTGAGCTCCGATATCGACCGGGGCTGGGCCCTCGACCGCTGGTCGGCTGCGCTGGAGCGCATCGAGAGCGACTGCCTGTAA
- the kduI gene encoding 5-dehydro-4-deoxy-D-glucuronate isomerase, whose protein sequence is MENRHSVSMAETSRMNTEELRANFLVPNLFVDDEIILVHSHEDRVILGGAAPIDEPLWLQAPEEVRADYFLQGREMGVFVIRGTGVVTTDGDRHELPKGGCLYIGRGVRDISFASEHDEKALFYFFSAPAHTSYPTASVLPGQGDIRELGDQEHANRRTLNRYIHEDGIQSCQIVMGLTQLHSGSMWNTMPAHTHDRRTECYLYLDVPDDARVVHLMGDPNETRHLIVANNEAIISPSWSIHSGVGTQAYSFIWAMAGENKSFDDMDHQPIDTLL, encoded by the coding sequence ATGGAGAACCGTCATTCGGTCAGCATGGCCGAAACGTCCCGCATGAACACCGAGGAACTGCGAGCCAACTTCCTCGTCCCGAATCTGTTCGTCGACGACGAGATCATCTTGGTTCACAGTCATGAGGATCGCGTGATTCTGGGCGGCGCCGCCCCGATCGACGAGCCGCTGTGGCTGCAGGCCCCCGAGGAAGTGCGGGCCGACTACTTCTTGCAGGGCCGCGAAATGGGCGTGTTCGTCATTCGTGGCACCGGCGTGGTCACCACCGACGGCGACCGGCACGAACTGCCCAAGGGCGGCTGCCTGTACATCGGACGCGGTGTCCGCGACATCAGCTTCGCCTCCGAGCATGACGAGAAGGCGCTCTTCTACTTCTTCAGTGCGCCGGCGCACACCAGCTATCCGACCGCGTCGGTGCTGCCGGGTCAGGGTGACATCCGCGAGCTGGGCGATCAGGAGCACGCCAATCGCCGCACCCTGAACCGCTATATCCACGAGGACGGCATCCAGTCGTGCCAGATCGTCATGGGCCTGACCCAGCTGCACTCCGGCAGCATGTGGAACACCATGCCCGCCCACACCCACGATCGCCGCACCGAGTGCTATCTGTATCTCGACGTTCCCGACGATGCTCGCGTGGTGCACCTGATGGGTGACCCGAACGAGACCCGCCACCTGATCGTCGCCAACAATGAGGCCATCATCTCGCCGAGCTGGTCGATCCACTCCGGTGTCGGCACTCAGGCCTACAGCTTCATCTGGGCGATGGCCGGCGAGAACAAGAGCTTCGACGACATGGATCATCAGCCGATCGACACGCTGCTCTGA
- a CDS encoding DNA-3-methyladenine glycosylase — MCSIDFNRRADEVAPLVLGSILWRGPVGLRLTEVEAYLGPDDPASHAYRGPRGRAVTMFGAPGCLYVYLSYGVHRAANLVCSPAGSASAVLLRAGEVVAGRDLARQRRGWDADDVVRPDHRLASGPGNLGTVLGLKLTDDGARLGDDFVLEPSDTPSRNVLMGPRTGITKAVDWPLRFWLAGEPSVSPYRRSPKAPRVAEDRL; from the coding sequence ATGTGCTCAATCGACTTCAACCGCCGCGCCGACGAGGTGGCCCCGCTGGTGTTGGGCTCGATCTTGTGGCGTGGGCCGGTGGGATTGCGGCTCACCGAGGTCGAGGCATATCTGGGCCCGGACGATCCGGCCTCGCACGCCTACCGCGGTCCCCGCGGGCGAGCGGTGACCATGTTCGGCGCCCCCGGCTGCCTGTATGTCTACCTCAGCTACGGCGTCCACCGGGCGGCGAATCTGGTCTGTTCGCCGGCGGGATCGGCCTCCGCGGTGCTGCTGCGCGCCGGCGAGGTGGTGGCGGGACGAGACCTCGCCCGGCAGCGCAGGGGATGGGATGCCGATGACGTGGTGCGTCCCGATCACCGGTTGGCCAGCGGTCCGGGAAATCTGGGCACCGTGCTCGGACTGAAGCTCACCGACGACGGTGCCCGGCTGGGCGACGATTTCGTCCTGGAGCCCAGCGATACCCCTAGCCGGAACGTGCTGATGGGCCCGCGCACCGGGATCACCAAGGCCGTCGACTGGCCGCTGCGATTCTGGCTCGCCGGCGAGCCGAGTGTGAGTCCCTACCGGAGGTCACCCAAGGCCCCGCGGGTGGCTGAAGATCGGCTGTGA
- a CDS encoding NUDIX hydrolase produces the protein MRIVGVLAPGASISVDAVLAHGEDPRMMLWRHGFLMTHPLSTHLDDQGIVLTTQVRPRANNSRPPRVKSRGLDPSLTIAQDEKPVPHQRVAAYAIVRSQRGVLGTQCSDRTAIPGLWQLPGGGLEQGETPSEGVMREIMEESSQRVRISRLIDVQSDHWIGRSPSGVLEDFQALRIIYTAVCADPTDPLVLDVGGTTMAASWVPVPRWRSLPWTSGARSLLDRHLNHIRLR, from the coding sequence ATGAGGATCGTGGGAGTACTGGCACCGGGCGCCAGCATCTCAGTGGATGCGGTCCTGGCCCATGGTGAAGATCCCCGCATGATGTTGTGGCGGCATGGTTTCTTGATGACCCATCCGCTGAGCACTCATCTGGACGATCAGGGCATCGTGCTGACTACCCAGGTCAGGCCGCGAGCGAACAACTCTCGTCCACCCCGGGTCAAGTCGCGGGGGTTGGATCCCAGCCTGACGATCGCCCAGGACGAGAAGCCGGTGCCGCATCAGCGCGTAGCCGCCTACGCCATCGTCCGATCGCAGCGTGGGGTGCTGGGCACGCAATGCTCCGACCGGACGGCGATCCCCGGACTCTGGCAGCTGCCCGGTGGCGGCCTGGAGCAGGGCGAGACCCCCAGTGAAGGCGTGATGCGCGAGATCATGGAGGAGAGTTCGCAGCGGGTTCGTATCAGCAGGCTGATCGACGTCCAGTCCGACCACTGGATCGGACGCTCCCCCTCCGGCGTGCTCGAGGACTTCCAGGCGCTGCGCATCATCTACACCGCGGTCTGCGCCGACCCGACCGACCCGCTCGTCCTCGACGTCGGCGGCACCACGATGGCCGCCAGTTGGGTGCCGGTGCCGCGCTGGCGCTCGCTTCCCTGGACGTCCGGCGCCCGCTCCCTGCTGGACCGCCACCTCAATCACATCCGGCTCCGCTGA
- a CDS encoding 2-dehydro-3-deoxy-6-phosphogalactonate aldolase: MGTEGLIAILRGLRPDEAAEIGEAVLAGGVTTLEVPLNSPSPLASIAILREQLGDRATVGAGTVLTPDDVVACRRAGAQIIVSPNCEPSVIARAVDLGMTPFPGVATVSEAFTAINAGARHLKLFPANVLGVASMKAWRDVLPAAISMLPVGGMDASTVGEWAAAGAAGAGFGSSLYKAGRSAEEVTARTAELVRAWLG; this comes from the coding sequence ATGGGTACTGAGGGTCTGATCGCGATTCTGCGCGGGCTGCGTCCGGACGAGGCCGCCGAGATCGGTGAGGCGGTGCTGGCCGGTGGCGTCACGACGCTGGAGGTACCGCTCAACTCGCCGTCCCCGCTCGCATCGATCGCCATCTTGCGCGAGCAACTGGGAGATCGTGCGACGGTCGGCGCCGGTACGGTGCTGACTCCCGACGATGTGGTCGCCTGCCGCCGCGCCGGGGCGCAGATCATCGTGTCTCCCAACTGCGAGCCGTCGGTCATCGCGCGCGCGGTAGATCTGGGCATGACTCCTTTTCCGGGCGTGGCGACTGTCAGTGAGGCCTTCACGGCGATCAACGCGGGGGCACGCCATCTGAAGCTCTTCCCGGCCAATGTGCTGGGAGTGGCGTCCATGAAGGCCTGGCGCGACGTATTGCCCGCCGCCATCTCGATGCTGCCGGTCGGTGGCATGGATGCCTCGACGGTGGGCGAGTGGGCAGCGGCCGGTGCGGCCGGAGCAGGTTTCGGAAGTTCGCTCTACAAGGCCGGACGCAGCGCCGAGGAGGTCACCGCCCGAACTGCGGAGCTGGTGAGAGCCTGGCTGGGGTAG
- a CDS encoding 2-dehydro-3-deoxygalactonokinase translates to MTNAIEAARLIGLDWGTTHARSYLLAPGTGAPRLLDQRAGDGILSVSPDDPDRDAAFNAILRTLVADWQQASPGLPMIACGMVGAAQGWREASYRSLPTPLAGDGGMTTVDTDFGALPIIAGVKKSRPNADVIRGEETQLAGLVPELAAGRTTLVVMPGTHTKWAQVRDGVLLDFDTAMSGELFALLADRSMVGRAGAPPEPGQDWRTGFDWGLDRAGHTDALAFAAFVIRSSVLDAQLPASQVRDAISGLLIGSEVADRAAKLDLASMPIVLVGGAELTGRYQRALARHGVSATLAPDDVTIRGLWRSAVGAGLVGE, encoded by the coding sequence ATGACGAATGCCATTGAAGCCGCGCGTCTGATCGGGTTGGACTGGGGCACCACGCATGCCCGTAGCTATCTGCTGGCTCCCGGAACCGGTGCGCCGCGGCTGCTGGATCAGCGGGCCGGTGACGGCATCTTGTCGGTTTCACCCGATGATCCCGACCGGGACGCAGCCTTCAATGCGATCCTGCGCACCCTCGTGGCCGACTGGCAGCAGGCGAGCCCGGGGCTGCCGATGATCGCCTGCGGCATGGTGGGTGCTGCGCAGGGCTGGCGCGAGGCCAGCTACCGGTCCTTGCCGACACCCCTGGCCGGCGATGGCGGTATGACTACGGTGGATACCGATTTCGGAGCGTTGCCGATCATCGCCGGGGTGAAGAAAAGCCGTCCGAACGCCGATGTGATCCGCGGCGAGGAGACCCAGCTCGCCGGCTTGGTGCCCGAGCTGGCGGCAGGCCGGACGACGCTGGTCGTGATGCCGGGTACCCACACCAAGTGGGCCCAGGTGCGCGACGGCGTGCTGCTCGATTTCGACACCGCGATGTCCGGCGAGCTCTTCGCGTTGCTGGCCGACCGTTCGATGGTCGGACGCGCGGGCGCCCCGCCCGAACCCGGACAGGATTGGCGGACCGGATTCGACTGGGGCCTGGACCGGGCCGGGCACACCGATGCGTTGGCATTCGCGGCATTCGTGATCCGCAGTTCCGTGCTGGACGCCCAACTGCCCGCATCCCAGGTACGTGATGCGATCTCCGGATTGTTGATCGGCTCCGAGGTTGCCGACCGGGCAGCGAAGCTCGACCTGGCGTCCATGCCGATCGTCCTGGTTGGGGGTGCGGAACTGACCGGGCGCTACCAGCGCGCGCTGGCTCGGCACGGGGTGAGCGCGACACTGGCACCCGACGACGTGACCATCCGCGGCCTCTGGCGCTCGGCGGTGGGCGCAGGGCTGGTCGGCGAGTAG
- a CDS encoding Bax inhibitor-1/YccA family protein: protein MRSNNPVLTGRNAFTYYNPNQQGGSGQTDVYGYQTAHGYTPQPQQATGRMTIDDVITKTAILLLIMIAAGGVTWLLLPISLLYPVAIIGSLVAFVTVWIVSMRKEVSVPGVFAYAVVEGLMLGAWSKIFEYMYPGIVVQAVIGTFVAAFVVLGAYKFLGARVRGRLAQIVVVSIIAYAVMSLLNLILIFVGVNLGWATIGANAGPLSWLSAGLGVVLAAASLLMDFEAIEVGVRGGAPESESWRGAFGLLVTMVWLYTTLLRILSFFRN from the coding sequence GTGCGCAGTAACAATCCCGTTTTGACGGGCCGGAATGCGTTCACGTATTACAACCCGAATCAGCAGGGCGGCTCCGGCCAGACCGATGTCTACGGGTACCAGACGGCACACGGATACACCCCGCAGCCGCAGCAGGCCACCGGCCGGATGACCATCGACGACGTGATCACCAAGACTGCCATCCTTCTGCTGATCATGATCGCAGCCGGCGGCGTCACCTGGCTGCTGCTGCCGATCTCGTTGCTCTACCCGGTCGCGATCATCGGTTCGCTCGTCGCCTTCGTGACGGTCTGGATCGTCTCGATGCGCAAGGAGGTGTCGGTTCCCGGCGTCTTCGCGTATGCGGTCGTCGAGGGCCTGATGCTCGGCGCGTGGAGCAAGATCTTCGAGTACATGTATCCGGGCATCGTCGTGCAGGCGGTGATCGGGACCTTCGTGGCTGCGTTCGTGGTGCTGGGCGCCTACAAGTTCCTGGGTGCCCGGGTGCGTGGACGACTGGCTCAGATCGTGGTCGTATCGATCATCGCGTATGCCGTGATGTCACTGCTGAACCTGATCCTGATCTTCGTCGGCGTGAACCTCGGCTGGGCCACCATCGGTGCCAACGCCGGACCGCTGTCGTGGCTGTCCGCAGGTCTTGGTGTGGTGCTGGCAGCGGCCAGCCTGCTCATGGACTTCGAAGCCATCGAGGTCGGTGTTCGCGGCGGGGCTCCCGAATCGGAATCGTGGCGGGGCGCCTTCGGTCTGCTGGTGACCATGGTCTGGCTCTACACCACGCTGCTGCGCATTCTGAGCTTCTTCCGCAACTAG